A region from the Streptomyces tsukubensis genome encodes:
- a CDS encoding MFS transporter, which translates to MTPQTPADTRVIRVLLGSTVLSKVADWQLGIVIPLAVLAETDSVAMSLVSFAMRGVSYVASPVIGSLIDRFDRRRIFVLAQVQQAVCLVLLAVFISHPVSVSALVLVSGLGGVASSITGQFVLIPALVSAPARALAVAKLNSAIEFSKVIGLLAGGTAFSLLGPAATSLCIALLYLGAGSVAALLPPVPGNEEKTALRRDLTIGFRWVAKPEILWLVITMSMTNIAIGQLEPALITQFADRQINVTLISVLMAIGLLSGAVASRLAPRILPGWGPERRILAWQVVGLASLTLVATPWTPVQVAGFMIECFAVAGSNVASITYRQETIPVEVAGRANATIRMFITGAVPLSGFLFAWASHLGGYRFWLPSLAIWALAVVIWAVYTRHGNRLKEPEAAATG; encoded by the coding sequence ATGACCCCGCAGACACCGGCGGACACCCGGGTAATCCGGGTCCTCCTCGGGTCGACCGTGCTGTCAAAGGTCGCGGACTGGCAACTCGGCATCGTGATCCCGCTCGCTGTCCTGGCGGAGACCGATTCGGTAGCCATGTCGCTGGTCTCGTTCGCGATGCGCGGCGTCAGCTACGTCGCCTCACCCGTCATCGGCTCCCTCATCGACCGGTTCGACAGGCGTCGCATTTTTGTTCTGGCCCAGGTCCAGCAGGCGGTGTGCCTGGTGCTGCTGGCCGTCTTCATCTCCCATCCGGTCAGCGTCTCCGCGCTGGTGCTGGTGTCGGGTCTCGGCGGTGTCGCAAGCTCGATCACCGGGCAGTTCGTGCTCATCCCCGCCTTGGTGAGCGCGCCGGCCCGGGCTCTGGCAGTTGCCAAGCTGAACTCCGCCATTGAGTTCTCCAAGGTGATCGGGCTGTTGGCCGGGGGCACGGCCTTCTCGCTTCTGGGGCCCGCCGCCACGTCCCTGTGCATAGCCCTGCTCTATCTGGGCGCCGGATCTGTCGCCGCGCTGCTGCCTCCGGTGCCGGGCAACGAGGAGAAGACGGCTCTGCGCCGGGACCTGACCATCGGATTCCGCTGGGTCGCCAAACCGGAGATCCTCTGGCTCGTGATCACCATGTCGATGACCAACATCGCGATCGGGCAGCTGGAGCCCGCACTGATCACGCAGTTCGCCGACCGGCAGATCAACGTCACCCTCATCTCGGTGCTGATGGCGATCGGCCTGTTGTCGGGTGCGGTGGCGAGCCGCCTGGCGCCGAGGATCCTCCCCGGATGGGGCCCCGAGCGGCGAATTCTTGCTTGGCAGGTGGTGGGGCTCGCCTCTCTGACCCTGGTCGCGACGCCGTGGACACCCGTCCAGGTCGCCGGCTTCATGATCGAGTGCTTTGCCGTCGCAGGGAGCAACGTCGCCTCCATCACCTACCGGCAGGAGACGATTCCCGTGGAGGTCGCCGGCCGGGCCAACGCGACCATCCGCATGTTCATCACCGGTGCGGTGCCGCTGTCGGGCTTCCTCTTCGCCTGGGCCAGCCATCTCGGTGGATACCGGTTCTGGCTGCCGTCGCTGGCCATCTGGGCCCTCGCCGTCGTGATCTGGGCGGTCTACACCCGGCACGGCAATCGGCTGAAGGAGCCGGAGGCGGCCGCAACGGGCTGA